In Deltaproteobacteria bacterium, the DNA window CGGGGGTGAGATAGTAAAGAATCCACGCCCAAAGGGCGTAGCTTTGTTTGAGCCCTAAAAGGGCTTGCTTTTCCTTCCCATTAAAACGCAGCTGAGTGAAGGCTTTATCTGTGGAGAAAAGGGTTTATACTGTCTGAGCAAAGCGAGTTTATAAACCCGCCACAGCTAAAGCCGAAGCGAAGGAAGTCCCGCCTTGGTGGGACCAAGTTTTAGGGCGGCCTTTCTTTTGTTACTTTTCTTTGTCCGCAAAAGAAAAGTAAAACTTGTTATGGCATAGTCTTTTAATTCTCAGCCCGCCCAAAGGACGGGGATTTTTAAAGATTAATTACTCCAAGAATAAATTAACTTATAGATTAATCAAGAAAGCTACTTTTTTAAAACTACTCATTTCACCCCTAAAACAGGGCTTTTAAGAGTAAAAGAAAGGGCTTTGAAAGAGGAAAATGCTCCCCCTTTCTCTTCTTTTCATAGCTCAACCGTCGCCATATCTTCCAGCCAGCCGGCATTCTCCATCAACTGCCGCACAAGTATCCTCGATGCCTCTTCGGGGTATTCCGGCCTGGCGTGTATCTGGCTCATGACAAGCTTGTCGCCATCCCTGCCGCAGATCTCTATCTTGCCGATATCATGGCCCATGATAAACTTGAAGCCTTTGGCATAACCGTCAAGCTGCCGCTTCGCCTCGCTCACCATATCGACTCCTTCGGCCAGGGGCACCTGGAAGTGGTGCCTTACCCTCGATACGGGCATGCACTGGTACAGGTAGTAGGGGTTGACACCTATCCTGACAAGGCTGTTCATGAGTTCTGCCAGGGCCAGGGCGGAGTCGTTTACACCTCTTAGCAAAACGGCCTGGTTGTTGACGGCCACAGCTGCGCTTCTTATCCTGGCAACGGCTTTAGTCGACTCGGGAGTTATCTCTCTTGCATGGTTGAAATGTGTGGGAACATAAAGGGTTTTCCTTAAATTGAAATCCCGGAAAAGCTCTATCAGTTCGTCATCCATGAGCCGCTGGGGAAAAACGACAGGCGCCCTGGTGCCGATCCTCACGTAGTTGACATGGTCGATATGAACAAGCGACTCGAGCATCTTCCTTAATGACGATGTGGGAAGGAACAGGGGATCGCCGCCGGAGATGATTACATTGGTAATCTCGTCATGCTCCGCTATATATTTGGCGGCCTTTTGAAAGTTCTCTACCGTCTGGTCGTTAGGCAGGCCCACCATCCGCTTTCTGAAGCAGTGGCGGCAGTACATGGAGCAGTATTCCGTGGCAACGACGAGTGCCGAATAGGGGTACTTGTGCAGGATTCCATTTCCCTTGTCGTGCTTGTCGTCGCCGTAAGGGTCAGGTGTCGTCTCGCCCATTGAGCCGGCCAGAACCAGTTCGTCCTCTGTGGGCACTGCAAGTTTTCGGATAGGGTCTTGAGGGTCCTCTTTATCGATAAGGCCAAGGTAATAGCGGGGTATGTTCATGGGATGGTTACCGACCACCTTTTCAAGCTTTTCTTCCTCTTCGGAACCAAGCTCTATAAAGTCTTTCAACTCTTCAATGGTTGTTACATTGTTCTTCAGTTCTGCCTGCCAGCTATGGCAGCTTTCTTCATTGGTTACTCTTTCAGCATTCTGCATGATCCTCCTGGTTTAAGTTTAAAAAAAGGGCCCTCAATATTCAGGGCCCTGCGCTCTTTAACACCTTAAATAAAACTTCTTTTTTCTGTTAATATTTTCAGTAAATTACTGATTTGCTGACGCCAGTGTAACATGACCAATCAGTGAAAAGCAAATCTGTGGGGGAAATGAGGTGTTTAAAGAGTCGTTGACTCTATTTATGCGACAGGTGAAAAAAACGGGTTGCGTCCACGTTTCTTCCTTTTTCTCATCTTTTGTCGGGTTGTATTTTGTTTTGAAAGAGTCGATTAAGGTGGAAGATAAGTATTATGTCCCCAGAATTACATTCAGGACCTGACAAATTCGAGGAGAGGCCCATATTCGTGCGCATCGGCAGCCCGAAGCGCTTCTATGTAGAACCTGCGGCAGTTACCGACGTCGACAATATCACCACCTCCCCAGCTGAATCCGGGGCGCTCCAAAACCTGGACCAGCAAGAGATCCGTAATCGTACGGGCATGGCGGCCGTTGCCATTGGGGAATAGGTGAATGAAAACAAGCCTGTGATGAAATCTGACGGCTATCTCGTCAGCCGAATAGCTGCCATGATCTACCCAGGCCTTGACGTCTTCAAGGAGTTCTCTTAACTGAACAGGGATATGACGCCAGTGAATGCCTATGTTTTTGTCACTCATCCTAAACTCCCCGGCCCAGCGCCAGACATCCCCGAACATCCTTTTATGCAGGCGCCGCAGAAACCCTTCACTAAGGATATCCTTTTGTCTGCGACCGAAAGCCCATGCCTCTCCCTCTGCTATATTGTCCTGTTCCCATCTGTTTAGCTCACCCCGTGTCGTGATATGGGTAAGACGGAGTCCCTCAGACTCTTCCGGCGTAAGCGGGGTGGCCCCGTCATCGCCGTTCATATCCATCATGACTTACTCCACAAATCCTTCGGCATGGTGCGTATCAGTTCCTCCACAGCCTCATTGAGGGCCTTTTTCATCTCTTCATCCGACAGCTGCTGATCTTCAAGCCGCATTGAATGAGAGACCCTGTCCAGGCGCATTCCGGCCACACGCTCTGCCTGCCTCCTTACTGTTGACTCCAGGCTTTCGCGCGGCACCAAAGCATAAACAAAGACGGCATCAAGTGCTTCCGCTGCCTGCCTCATGCTCTTGATTGTAACTGAGCCCGACAGTTCGTCTTTTTCCAGCTTTGTTATACGCGGCGGTTTAACGCCGAGCCTGTCGGCAAAGTTCGCGCCCGACATTCCAAGCGCTTCCCGTATAGCACGAATCCAACCCTTCGGTGGGAGAGACACAGATTTTAATCCGGCAAATTGCGAAAGCGTTTTTTCAAGCTGTTCACGGACAAGCCGCTTGCGATCCTTTAGCATAATTAACCTCTTTGTTAATTTAACTAGCTATCATATTAACATAAAAATTAATTTTTGCAAGATTAAATTAATTTATAGGTTAATCAAAATGGGCTGCTTAATTCTTTGGCAGGCAACCAGAGGGGGGCTGATTGTGCGAACTTTACCCCGCTAGAGGTTCTTTTTTTATCTCTAATGGGGGGGGAAATGAGGTGAGATATGGAAAAAAAGACAATAAATGGTCGCTGTTGTAGATGCTTAGTAATTAGGTAACACTTTTGGTATATTTAACTTAACCAAAGGAGGTAGCTGATGCACTATTCTCAGCAAATAATTCTGAAACGTTGGCTGCCCATTCTACTCCTTAGCATGCTCTTCCTTTTTATAGATGGCGCAGCTGCCCAAGACAATCCTCAAGTGGAAGAAAAAGCTCACAGAGAGTCTGCCATTGACCTTACCTCAGAACATAAGCTCATCATTTTTCCGCAGGGAGATATCTACTATCCTCCCTACCTCGCTGATCCGCACAGGGTAGGCTTTGCTCTCCAGTGGCTTCACATGTCCCACGCAGGAATAACCGAATCAGGCAGCAGCCGCTACAACCTAAAGGCGGGGGGCAGGCTGGGCCTAATGAGATTACTTCAACCGGATCAAACGGACAGGGGATGGCAGCTGAGTCTCGAAGTCGGTTATGACGCACAGTTTGACGCCGACCACGCCTACGACAACATCGGCTGGGACGGCAATTACGGACTGGTTCTAACGGGAGCCCAAAACCGGCACATGGCCCTTAAGTTCGGCCTTCTTCACACATCGAGTCACATTGGCGACGAATATGCAGAGACAACTGGAAGAAAGCGCATCAACTATACACGTCAGGAACTGCTAGCCGGCATCAGCCTGGCCATCGATGCAAAGTGGCGGACCTACGCCGAAGGAGGGTGGGGCTTTGATCTGCGAAATGAGGAGCTTCAGGAGCCCGGACGCGTTCAGATAGGCCTGGAGTTTGAAAGTGCCCCCAGTCTCTGGAAAGGACATATAGGGTGGTATACTGCTCTGGACCTTTCCGCCACCGAGGAGAAGGATTGGCGTGTCGACACTTCATTCCACCTTGGCCTCCTCATGGACCAGGGAGTCCACAAATGGCGCTTCGGGATCGAATACTACAAGGGGCGCCCCAATATGGGGGAATTCTTCCAGGACGACGAGAGCTATATCTCCCTTGGGCTCTGGCTGGATATGTGAAGCTCCTCTTTCATTTCTTAGAGCACACATTTCACCCCTAAAAAGGGGCTTTTAAGGGTAAAAAAGGGGTATTCTAGAAACTTTAATCTTTAATATCGACTAGTTAACTTGGTCCGATCCCACGATGGCCCATGATGGCCCCTAAGTCCGACAGACTCCTGGAAATAGCCATTTGGGGGATGATAATTCTTGTAATCGATAGCTTACCCCATTAGTATTAGGACGAATAAAATAATTAAAATGGAGATAAATAAATGAATGAAAATGAAAAAATCAGTTATATCGAGTTTCCTACAAAGGACATTGAATCAACTAAAAAATTCTTTTCAACTGTATTTGGATGGTCATTCTCTGATTATGGCGATGAATATTCCGTTGTTGCGAATGCAGGCGTGAATGCAGGATTTTTCAAGTCAGAGCAAAATTCTTCCGTAGCTAATGGAAGTGTACTTATCGTAATCTACTGCAAGGAATTAAAGAAAACACAACAAAAAGTAGAGCAAGCTGGAGGTTCAATAGTAAAACCTACATTTGAATTCCCTGGTGGCTGTCGCTTCCATTTCACAGATCCAAATGGTAATGAATACGGGGTCTGGTCTGAAAAAGATATTTAAATACGCTGTAAAAGGAAGAAAAGGGGACGGTTGTTTTTATCTATGTACTCTCTCTAAGCTATTGACATTTAAGAATTTAATTTATTCTTTCTCTTAAAAGAGAAGCGTTATATAGATATATCAATCATTATAGTAGGGAGAAACAATAAACAGACCGTCAGAAAAAACAAGGTCATCAAAATCACCCTCTTCACCGCCGGGAACTCGGTTTCTCCCCAGGCTTTTCAATACATAGGAACTGCCGTCAGATTTGTATTTAAAGGGCGTACCCCATGCATCTTTATCCGGCCCATCATAGTATGAAGCAGGGATGCCCACATCCTCGAGATTGACACTTCTCGCTGAAAGGGGGAAATGCTTAAACTCTTCATAATAGGCGTCAAGCCTTTCACCGATTATTCTCATTTGCGTTCCCGTTGCACGGGGTCGAAAGTTTTGTGCTGTCTTGATCATTGGCCCCCGCAGGAGCCAGCCTGTCTGATGAACAAGTCCCGTAATAGAGATGCTCGTTGAAAACATAAGGATGAAGAGGCCTACCCCCATGAGGGTCCATCTCAAACTCCACAACCTTTCCCCCTCAAGCTCCACATCGCCTCTTCCGTAATTTTTGTATAACCAGGCCAGAAAGTAGTGGGCCGCTATTGTCAAAATGATTGCCGCACCGATCCCTTCAAGGATAGGAACTATATTGAACTCTATATTGGGAAAAACCCTGTACAGGTAATAAATCCATCCGAAGGCCAGGAAAAAAGGGATTTCAAGCAGAACGATTGCACCTGATATGAAGACAAAAACAAGGAATAAAAAAAGCTTAATAAATCTGGAAAATCCTTTCGAAAAGGCCATAATTATTTACCTTCTTTCAGGGAGAAGATCCTATCCAGAGGGAGCAGCTCAACCTGGCCGTTTGTCAGCAATACAAACCTTTCCTCTCCATAGCTGTCAGGCTCATAGGCAAGGGGGAGGATGGCAGAAGAATCAGGCGATAAACCACTATGGTATATATAGGCAAACTGTCCTGAAGTATCGAACCAGGAAGTCGCGGGAATGGAAACGCCTTTTTGATCCTGCGGAAAGCTGCCTTTATGCGTTTCAGCATACTGCCAGAGAACTTTTTTTAAATGCTCCAGTTTGAGGCGACGTGCATCCATCCCTTGCTGCATAGTATCGGACGACAACTTATAGACTGTACCCGTTTTTTTCCATGCGTCGGGAGTCATCAATTCTCTCGTTCCTGAAATCATTACCAGGATAAGGTGAAATGCCATGCCCCAGATGAAGACAAGGACAAGAGCCCTTTTGAAGGAGATTTTGGGGAGGCGGCTAAAATCTTTACGGAGTAAATTCCAGATTTTGTAAACTCCGAAAGAGGTCAACACATAAATAATTAGAAATAGAGAAATTGTAGATACCCGGAAGCGGGCAACATCGGTGAGGGTGAAAAAAGGCATTCCTGCCGAGGCAGGAAGGGGGAAAAGGAAAAAAAGAACGGTAAAAAAAAGGGTGCTGCTTTTTATCGGATTTCTTTTATTCATAGTTTTGATTTTACGATAAGGGATCGGTTATGGCAAGT includes these proteins:
- a CDS encoding KamA family radical SAM protein; amino-acid sequence: MQNAERVTNEESCHSWQAELKNNVTTIEELKDFIELGSEEEEKLEKVVGNHPMNIPRYYLGLIDKEDPQDPIRKLAVPTEDELVLAGSMGETTPDPYGDDKHDKGNGILHKYPYSALVVATEYCSMYCRHCFRKRMVGLPNDQTVENFQKAAKYIAEHDEITNVIISGGDPLFLPTSSLRKMLESLVHIDHVNYVRIGTRAPVVFPQRLMDDELIELFRDFNLRKTLYVPTHFNHAREITPESTKAVARIRSAAVAVNNQAVLLRGVNDSALALAELMNSLVRIGVNPYYLYQCMPVSRVRHHFQVPLAEGVDMVSEAKRQLDGYAKGFKFIMGHDIGKIEICGRDGDKLVMSQIHARPEYPEEASRILVRQLMENAGWLEDMATVEL
- a CDS encoding mobile mystery protein B — its product is MMDMNGDDGATPLTPEESEGLRLTHITTRGELNRWEQDNIAEGEAWAFGRRQKDILSEGFLRRLHKRMFGDVWRWAGEFRMSDKNIGIHWRHIPVQLRELLEDVKAWVDHGSYSADEIAVRFHHRLVFIHLFPNGNGRHARTITDLLLVQVLERPGFSWGGGDIVDVGNCRRFYIEALRAADAHEYGPLLEFVRS
- a CDS encoding mobile mystery protein A yields the protein MLKDRKRLVREQLEKTLSQFAGLKSVSLPPKGWIRAIREALGMSGANFADRLGVKPPRITKLEKDELSGSVTIKSMRQAAEALDAVFVYALVPRESLESTVRRQAERVAGMRLDRVSHSMRLEDQQLSDEEMKKALNEAVEELIRTMPKDLWSKS
- a CDS encoding DUF1207 domain-containing protein, with amino-acid sequence MHYSQQIILKRWLPILLLSMLFLFIDGAAAQDNPQVEEKAHRESAIDLTSEHKLIIFPQGDIYYPPYLADPHRVGFALQWLHMSHAGITESGSSRYNLKAGGRLGLMRLLQPDQTDRGWQLSLEVGYDAQFDADHAYDNIGWDGNYGLVLTGAQNRHMALKFGLLHTSSHIGDEYAETTGRKRINYTRQELLAGISLAIDAKWRTYAEGGWGFDLRNEELQEPGRVQIGLEFESAPSLWKGHIGWYTALDLSATEEKDWRVDTSFHLGLLMDQGVHKWRFGIEYYKGRPNMGEFFQDDESYISLGLWLDM
- a CDS encoding VOC family protein, producing MNENEKISYIEFPTKDIESTKKFFSTVFGWSFSDYGDEYSVVANAGVNAGFFKSEQNSSVANGSVLIVIYCKELKKTQQKVEQAGGSIVKPTFEFPGGCRFHFTDPNGNEYGVWSEKDI
- a CDS encoding type II secretion system protein GspG: MAFSKGFSRFIKLFLFLVFVFISGAIVLLEIPFFLAFGWIYYLYRVFPNIEFNIVPILEGIGAAIILTIAAHYFLAWLYKNYGRGDVELEGERLWSLRWTLMGVGLFILMFSTSISITGLVHQTGWLLRGPMIKTAQNFRPRATGTQMRIIGERLDAYYEEFKHFPLSARSVNLEDVGIPASYYDGPDKDAWGTPFKYKSDGSSYVLKSLGRNRVPGGEEGDFDDLVFSDGLFIVSPYYND